Proteins from a single region of Phycisphaeraceae bacterium D3-23:
- a CDS encoding 2-oxoacid:ferredoxin oxidoreductase subunit beta, which produces MPDTPLPTLKAKDFATDQDVRWCPGCGDYSILIAVQRVCAQIGATREDTVFVSGIGCSSRFPYYMDTYGFHSIHGRAPGFVTGIKIANPDLNVWMVTGDGDGLSIGGNHLMHLLRRNVNVNALLFNNRIYGLTKGQYSPTSEPGKKTKSSPMGSVDYPINPLSLALAAEASFVARASDKDRILVPVLERAAAHRGASFVEVYQNCNIFNDGAFDYATGKDTREDNVVYLEHGKPLIFGKNSDKGIRVVGCRPEVVSLGEGGVSEDDLLFHDETNRPMAMMLAELHHPEFPEPMGVLYREERPTYEDQLHAQLDAAQEKRGAGSLDALLNAGDVYEVV; this is translated from the coding sequence ATGCCCGACACACCCCTCCCGACCCTCAAAGCCAAAGACTTCGCGACCGACCAGGATGTACGCTGGTGCCCGGGCTGCGGCGACTACTCGATCCTCATCGCCGTGCAGCGCGTCTGTGCGCAGATTGGCGCGACGCGCGAGGACACCGTCTTCGTCTCCGGCATCGGCTGCTCCAGCCGGTTCCCGTACTACATGGACACCTACGGGTTCCACTCGATCCACGGCCGGGCCCCCGGATTCGTCACCGGCATCAAGATCGCCAACCCCGACCTCAACGTCTGGATGGTCACGGGCGACGGCGACGGGCTCAGCATCGGCGGCAACCACCTGATGCACCTGCTGCGGCGCAACGTCAACGTCAACGCGCTGCTGTTTAACAACCGCATCTATGGGCTCACCAAGGGCCAGTACTCGCCGACCAGCGAGCCGGGCAAGAAGACCAAGTCTTCGCCGATGGGGTCGGTGGACTACCCGATCAATCCGCTATCGCTCGCGCTGGCGGCCGAGGCGTCGTTCGTCGCGCGGGCCAGCGACAAGGACCGCATCCTCGTCCCTGTCCTCGAACGCGCTGCGGCGCACCGCGGCGCGTCGTTCGTCGAGGTTTATCAGAACTGCAACATCTTCAACGACGGCGCATTCGACTACGCCACCGGCAAAGACACCCGCGAAGATAACGTCGTCTATCTCGAGCACGGCAAGCCGCTCATCTTCGGCAAAAACAGCGACAAAGGCATCCGCGTCGTCGGCTGCCGACCGGAGGTTGTCTCGCTTGGGGAAGGCGGCGTCTCCGAAGACGACCTGCTGTTCCACGACGAAACCAACCGCCCCATGGCGATGATGCTGGCCGAGCTGCACCACCCCGAGTTCCCCGAGCCGATGGGTGTGCTGTACCGCGAAGAACGGCCGACGTACGAAGACCAGCTCCACGCCCAGCTCGACGCCGCCCAAGAAAAGCGCGGCGCGGGCTCGCTCGATGCGCTGCTCAACGCGGGCGATGTTTACGAGGTGGTTTGA